A window from Cryptomeria japonica chromosome 1, Sugi_1.0, whole genome shotgun sequence encodes these proteins:
- the LOC131858128 gene encoding uncharacterized protein LOC131858128, protein MSTNNTQVDDTTRRRLLREAIDLLSRALTEIENIPDIENIPGSSLVCDSILRAHNLLSLSIQSDREDFVLAADREDAERLTQIIIATDHVNAESESECSICTEPFQLDEDVRQMPCHESYIFHTRCIFQWLERRNTCPLCRTRLVHPINGTQDSQSEDVTSTTSNNG, encoded by the coding sequence ATGAGTACCAACAACACACAAGTAGATGATACGACTCGTCGCCGGCTACTAAGGGAAGCTATAGACCTTTTATCGAGGGCACTAACAGAGATTGAAAACATTCCAGACATTGAAAACATTCCAGGCAGCTCACTAGTTTGCGACAGTATTCTGAGGGCACACAATTTATTATCCTTGAGTATCCAATCTGATAGAGAGGATTTTGTGTTGGCAGCTGATAGAGAGGATGCGGAGAGGCTAACTCAAATAATAATTGCAACCGATCATGTTAACGCAGAATCTGAATCTGAGTGTTCGATTTGCACCGAACCTTTTCAACTGGATGAAGACGTTAGACAGATGCCTTGTCATGAATCCTACATATTCCATACTCGCTGCATTTTTCAATGGCTGGAAAGGCGTAATACTTGTCCCCTCTGTAGAACTCGCTTAGTCCATCCGATAAATGGAACTCAAGATTCTCAGAGCGAGGACGTTACATCCACAACCTCTAATAATGGCTAG